A single region of the Enterococcus mundtii genome encodes:
- the era gene encoding GTPase Era, giving the protein MSEHKSGFVAIVGRPNVGKSTLLNRIVGQKIAIMSDKAQTTRNKIQGVYTTPEAQLIFIDTPGIHKPKHRLGDFMVETAYSALREVDAVLFMISADQKRGKGDDFIIERLKNVQSPVYLVINKIDKVHPDELLGIIEDYSSQMEFAQVVPISATEGNNVERLMEVLVDEMPEGPQYFPDDQVTDHPEYFIVSELIREKVLFLTRDEVPHSVAVVIDTMKRNENNKIHIQATIIVERDSQKGIIIGKGGKMLKDIGTKARRDIENLLGDKVFLELWVKVQKDWRDKRVYLQDFGYRQDEY; this is encoded by the coding sequence ATGTCAGAACATAAATCTGGATTTGTAGCAATCGTCGGACGACCAAATGTTGGTAAATCGACGTTGCTCAATCGGATCGTTGGTCAAAAAATCGCGATCATGAGTGATAAAGCGCAAACGACAAGAAATAAGATCCAAGGAGTGTATACGACTCCTGAAGCACAATTGATCTTTATTGATACACCTGGAATCCATAAACCCAAACATCGCTTAGGCGATTTTATGGTAGAAACAGCTTATAGTGCTTTACGTGAAGTTGATGCGGTATTGTTCATGATCAGCGCCGATCAAAAAAGAGGAAAAGGCGACGATTTCATCATCGAACGCTTGAAAAATGTCCAATCACCGGTATATTTAGTGATCAATAAGATCGACAAAGTCCATCCAGATGAGTTATTAGGGATCATTGAAGATTATTCCTCACAAATGGAGTTTGCCCAAGTTGTTCCGATCTCTGCGACAGAAGGAAACAATGTCGAACGTTTGATGGAGGTCTTAGTGGACGAAATGCCTGAAGGCCCGCAATATTTCCCAGACGATCAAGTCACTGACCATCCGGAGTATTTTATCGTTTCTGAATTGATTCGGGAAAAAGTCTTGTTTTTGACACGAGATGAAGTACCCCATTCAGTCGCAGTAGTCATCGATACGATGAAACGTAATGAGAATAATAAAATCCATATCCAAGCTACGATCATTGTCGAGCGGGATAGTCAAAAAGGAATCATAATCGGTAAAGGCGGTAAGATGCTGAAAGACATCGGAACAAAAGCACGAAGAGATATTGAGAATCTGCTAGGGGACAAAGTCTTTCTAGAACTTTGGGTAAAAGTCCAAAAAGATTGGCGAGACAAACGAGTCTATTTACAAGACTTTGGATATCGTCAAGACGAGTATTAA
- a CDS encoding diacylglycerol kinase family protein, giving the protein MDLKDKREEQKVDKNKHFLMSVEFALQGVKTVFDEERNMKKHVALGIIALIMGFIFQLDRMEWLWLLLSVFLVWIVEIMNTVFENVVDMFTDFHFHPIGKKIKDMAAGAVLLTACFAVIVGIILFGPKIYQLFFN; this is encoded by the coding sequence ATGGACTTAAAAGATAAAAGAGAAGAACAAAAAGTAGATAAAAACAAACATTTTTTGATGTCAGTGGAGTTTGCTTTACAAGGAGTCAAAACCGTTTTTGATGAAGAAAGAAATATGAAGAAACATGTGGCTCTTGGGATCATTGCTCTGATCATGGGGTTCATCTTTCAATTGGATCGAATGGAGTGGCTATGGTTGCTCCTTTCAGTCTTTCTCGTATGGATCGTCGAAATCATGAACACTGTGTTTGAGAATGTAGTGGATATGTTCACAGACTTCCATTTTCATCCCATTGGGAAAAAAATCAAAGATATGGCAGCTGGGGCAGTGTTATTGACTGCTTGCTTCGCTGTAATCGTGGGGATCATCTTATTTGGTCCAAAAATCTATCAACTGTTTTTTAATTAA
- the ybeY gene encoding rRNA maturation RNase YbeY: MDITFIDETNTVSETKIKEIEELLQFAAKKLSLSDETEMSVTFMDNPSIQEINRTYRGKDAPTDVISFALEDEGEDEIPVIFEEDDEPMPRVLGDIMISIDRAKEQAEEYGHSYDRELGFLAVHGFLHINGYDHMTPEDEAEMFGLQKEILDAYGLKR; encoded by the coding sequence ATGGATATTACATTTATCGATGAAACAAACACTGTATCTGAAACGAAAATCAAAGAAATTGAAGAATTGCTTCAATTTGCGGCAAAAAAACTTTCTTTATCAGATGAGACGGAAATGTCGGTGACCTTCATGGATAATCCGTCTATCCAAGAAATCAATCGTACGTACCGTGGCAAAGACGCACCAACAGATGTGATCAGTTTTGCGTTAGAAGATGAAGGTGAAGACGAGATCCCAGTGATTTTTGAAGAGGACGATGAGCCAATGCCTCGTGTATTGGGAGATATCATGATCTCAATCGATCGGGCAAAAGAACAAGCTGAAGAATATGGTCACTCCTATGATCGCGAACTAGGCTTCTTAGCCGTCCATGGATTTTTACACATCAACGGCTACGACCATATGACACCTGAAGATGAAGCGGAAATGTTTGGCTTACAGAAAGAGATTTTAGATGCTTATGGACTTAAAAGATAA
- a CDS encoding HD family phosphohydrolase, which yields MLNKILQQLQAKLGKAAAPFLLLLFFLLMCGITFSSVKQKPNDFREGQVAEESIRANKTIENTEETEQKRKLAAEAVTPEYTYQSDLASEQDRRINQLFVLIDRANDTIDKQYEEKVSKAKEDENVPKPTVEERIAALKRIFESSNADDVAFYQKLPNSFYSTIMNMSESEITTVRDESLKLIDEQMSKQVRESDLDNFKQEANDKIQYLNVSAEQQEMIRYLVDQGIVVNDVLNEKRTEELKQEARDSIQPVMIFQGEIIVREGNQIDAAAMKKLELLGLTSQSTSIFPLVAMILAVLLQIGVLFYNSLQYKDLFKRTEYILFYVTAMSISILLMKFFQVFQTEQATYIPLLYPAAFVPLVLNFFLNRRAGIMAALFQAVSALFIFYNSIGTNFLTVILVSYLFAGFLAAILKRQRISEQWFPAIMWVVVFPLLMDVVLVVYQGMSFSDGTTWLTLVCGFMGAFLSYLLTIGLHPYIELLVNDDSVIVLNELSNPNHPLLKQLLEEAPGTYHHSMMVANLSANAVAEIGGRSLLTRVACYYHDIGKIKHASFFVENLPSGAENPHNFLLPEDSKQIIFGHVTDGAKILEEYDMPQMVIDICKQHHGTTLMRYFYIKAKERNPEVTEEQFRYPGPRPQTREAGIVNIADSCEAAVRAMDHPTSEKIEAFVHNLIEERISDGQLDDSGLTLKEIRKVEKSLVSGLSSTFHSRIKYPKMKSEAEKMKQEKE from the coding sequence ATGTTGAACAAAATATTGCAGCAGCTTCAAGCGAAATTAGGGAAAGCTGCAGCACCTTTTCTCTTATTGCTTTTCTTTCTATTGATGTGTGGGATCACGTTTAGCAGCGTGAAGCAAAAGCCCAATGATTTTAGAGAGGGACAAGTAGCGGAAGAAAGTATCCGTGCCAATAAAACGATTGAGAACACGGAAGAAACCGAACAAAAAAGGAAATTAGCAGCTGAAGCAGTGACACCTGAGTACACCTACCAAAGTGACCTAGCTTCGGAACAAGATCGTCGGATCAATCAACTGTTTGTTTTGATCGATCGTGCGAATGACACGATCGACAAACAATACGAAGAAAAAGTCAGTAAGGCAAAAGAAGATGAAAATGTTCCAAAGCCAACAGTAGAAGAACGGATAGCCGCATTGAAACGAATATTCGAAAGTTCAAATGCGGATGATGTCGCGTTCTACCAAAAATTACCAAATAGTTTTTACTCAACGATCATGAATATGTCAGAAAGCGAGATTACGACGGTTCGTGATGAAAGCTTGAAATTGATCGACGAACAAATGAGTAAGCAAGTTCGAGAAAGTGATTTAGATAATTTCAAACAAGAAGCAAATGATAAGATCCAGTATTTGAATGTTTCGGCAGAACAACAAGAAATGATCCGCTATTTAGTCGATCAGGGCATTGTTGTGAATGATGTGCTAAATGAAAAACGAACAGAAGAGTTGAAGCAAGAGGCACGTGACTCCATCCAACCCGTCATGATTTTCCAAGGGGAGATCATTGTTCGTGAAGGGAATCAAATCGATGCAGCTGCTATGAAAAAATTAGAGTTGTTAGGTTTGACGAGTCAATCTACTTCGATTTTTCCTCTTGTCGCTATGATTCTAGCGGTATTATTGCAAATTGGTGTGTTATTCTACAATTCACTACAGTATAAAGATCTATTCAAACGAACAGAGTATATTCTTTTCTACGTAACAGCGATGTCCATCAGTATTTTATTGATGAAATTTTTCCAAGTCTTTCAAACAGAGCAAGCGACGTATATTCCGTTACTTTACCCAGCAGCGTTTGTACCGCTTGTCTTAAACTTTTTCTTGAATCGAAGAGCGGGTATCATGGCTGCGTTATTCCAAGCAGTTTCAGCGCTATTCATTTTTTACAATTCGATCGGTACGAATTTCTTGACTGTGATTTTGGTCTCGTACCTATTTGCCGGCTTTTTAGCAGCCATTTTAAAACGGCAACGTATTTCAGAACAATGGTTCCCAGCAATCATGTGGGTCGTTGTCTTTCCGTTATTGATGGATGTCGTTTTAGTGGTTTATCAAGGCATGAGCTTTAGCGATGGCACCACTTGGTTAACACTTGTATGTGGCTTCATGGGCGCATTTCTGTCGTATTTACTGACGATTGGTCTGCACCCTTATATTGAGCTATTAGTGAATGACGACAGTGTGATCGTTCTAAATGAATTGAGTAACCCGAACCATCCATTATTGAAGCAATTGTTAGAAGAAGCACCGGGAACGTATCATCATAGTATGATGGTTGCGAATCTGAGTGCGAATGCAGTTGCTGAAATCGGTGGGCGTTCATTGTTGACACGTGTGGCTTGTTATTACCATGACATCGGCAAAATCAAACATGCCAGCTTTTTCGTGGAGAACTTACCTTCTGGTGCGGAAAATCCCCATAACTTTTTACTTCCTGAAGATAGTAAACAAATTATTTTTGGGCATGTGACAGACGGTGCGAAGATTTTAGAAGAGTACGATATGCCACAAATGGTGATCGATATCTGCAAGCAACATCATGGGACGACTTTGATGCGTTATTTCTATATCAAAGCAAAAGAACGTAATCCCGAAGTAACAGAGGAACAATTCCGTTACCCTGGCCCTAGACCGCAAACACGGGAAGCTGGGATCGTCAATATTGCGGATAGTTGCGAAGCCGCTGTGCGAGCGATGGATCATCCAACCAGTGAAAAAATCGAAGCTTTTGTGCATAATTTGATTGAAGAACGGATTTCTGATGGTCAGCTTGATGATAGTGGATTGACACTCAAAGAAATCCGCAAAGTTGAAAAATCTCTTGTTAGTGGATTGAGCAGTACCTTCCACTCAAGGATCAAATACCCTAAAATGAAGTCTGAAGCAGAAAAAATGAAACAAGAAAAAGAATAG
- a CDS encoding PhoH family protein, whose protein sequence is MTEASSSLDIRLTATDDISMLLGSHDKHIKLIEETTETTIHTRGEVIQIIGEETDISLAASVIRTLQELIKRGIHISMPDVVTALKMAQKGTLDYFVEMYEQEIVKDRNGKPIRVKNSGQKKYVDSVAKHDVVFGVGPAGTGKTFLAVVLAIAALKKGEVQKIILTRPAVEAGENLGFLPGDLKEKVDPYLRPVYDALYQIFGLDHTNRLMERGIIEIAPLAYMRGRTLDDAFVILDEAQNTTVAQMKMFLTRLGYQSKMIVNGDTSQIDLPKGTMSGLIHAERTLKQIKKIDFVNFEASDVVRHPVVAEIIKAYEKADLHQE, encoded by the coding sequence TTGACAGAAGCGTCTAGTTCTTTGGATATTAGATTAACAGCAACTGATGATATCAGTATGCTTTTAGGGTCACATGATAAACATATCAAACTGATCGAAGAAACAACTGAAACGACGATCCACACAAGAGGTGAAGTGATCCAGATCATCGGGGAAGAAACCGATATTTCTTTGGCTGCTTCCGTCATCCGAACGTTACAAGAATTGATCAAACGAGGGATCCATATCAGTATGCCTGATGTGGTCACTGCCTTGAAAATGGCTCAAAAAGGGACATTGGACTATTTTGTTGAGATGTATGAACAAGAGATCGTCAAAGATCGCAATGGCAAACCGATCCGTGTCAAAAACAGCGGACAAAAAAAATACGTCGATTCTGTCGCCAAACATGATGTGGTCTTTGGCGTAGGACCAGCTGGTACTGGGAAAACATTTTTGGCTGTCGTATTAGCGATTGCTGCCTTAAAAAAAGGCGAAGTCCAAAAAATCATCTTGACTCGTCCAGCCGTCGAAGCAGGTGAAAATCTTGGATTCTTACCTGGAGATCTGAAGGAAAAAGTCGATCCATATTTACGACCAGTTTATGATGCACTGTACCAGATTTTTGGGTTGGATCATACCAATCGTTTGATGGAGCGAGGAATCATCGAGATTGCACCACTTGCATATATGCGTGGTAGAACGTTAGATGATGCCTTTGTGATTTTGGATGAGGCGCAAAACACAACAGTCGCCCAAATGAAAATGTTTTTGACTCGGCTTGGCTATCAGTCAAAAATGATCGTCAATGGGGACACGAGCCAAATCGATTTACCAAAAGGGACAATGAGTGGATTGATCCATGCAGAACGAACACTCAAACAAATCAAAAAAATCGATTTTGTGAATTTTGAAGCTAGTGATGTCGTTCGTCACCCTGTCGTGGCAGAAATCATCAAAGCTTATGAAAAAGCGGATCTTCATCAAGAATAG
- a CDS encoding GatB/YqeY domain-containing protein translates to MSLLSRLNDDMKTAMKAKDKESLQVIRMIKSSIQNEQIKEGHDLTEEEELTVLSREMKQRRDSLHEFEEAGRDDLAEKVKSEIVIVEKYMPEQLSEEEIRQLVQDAITQTGASSAKEFGKVMGVIMPKVKGKADGNQVNAIVKELLQS, encoded by the coding sequence GTGTCACTACTAAGTAGATTGAACGATGACATGAAGACAGCGATGAAAGCTAAAGATAAAGAATCTTTACAGGTGATTCGTATGATCAAGTCATCTATACAAAACGAGCAAATTAAAGAAGGTCACGACTTGACAGAAGAAGAAGAACTAACAGTGTTGTCTCGCGAAATGAAACAACGCCGTGATTCTTTGCATGAATTCGAGGAAGCTGGACGTGACGATTTAGCTGAAAAAGTGAAAAGTGAAATTGTGATAGTCGAAAAGTATATGCCAGAGCAACTTTCTGAAGAAGAAATTCGACAACTTGTTCAAGATGCGATCACGCAAACAGGTGCTTCATCTGCAAAAGAATTTGGTAAAGTCATGGGAGTTATCATGCCTAAAGTCAAAGGAAAAGCTGATGGAAATCAAGTAAATGCTATCGTAAAAGAACTATTGCAGTCTTAA
- the rpsU gene encoding 30S ribosomal protein S21: MSKTVVRKNESLDDALRRFKRSVSKAGTLQESRKREFYEKPSVKRKKKSEAARKRKKF, encoded by the coding sequence ATGTCAAAAACAGTCGTTCGCAAAAACGAATCACTTGACGATGCTCTTCGTCGCTTCAAACGTTCCGTGTCAAAAGCGGGTACTTTACAAGAATCTCGTAAACGTGAATTCTACGAAAAACCAAGTGTAAAGCGTAAGAAAAAATCTGAAGCAGCTAGAAAACGCAAAAAATTCTAG
- a CDS encoding Fur family transcriptional regulator → MNKQTLIEQSLETLKNNGFKYTKKREALLAYLIKRNRYVSAKEVFDYMSQEFKGVSYDTIYRNLHDFSELDLLEETDLNGEMKFRFHCCQGEIGHHHHFICTVCGTTKEIHMCPMNYFEEQLSGCTIEGHRFEIFGRCESCQ, encoded by the coding sequence ATGAATAAACAAACATTGATCGAACAATCTTTAGAAACATTGAAAAATAACGGGTTCAAATACACGAAAAAGCGAGAAGCATTACTCGCATATTTAATCAAACGAAATCGTTACGTCTCTGCAAAAGAAGTCTTTGACTACATGAGTCAGGAATTTAAAGGAGTCAGCTATGATACGATCTATCGTAATTTACATGACTTTTCAGAGTTAGATCTTTTGGAAGAAACGGATCTAAATGGAGAAATGAAATTCCGTTTTCATTGTTGTCAAGGCGAGATTGGGCATCATCACCACTTCATATGTACCGTTTGTGGGACGACAAAAGAAATCCATATGTGTCCAATGAATTATTTTGAAGAACAACTCAGTGGGTGTACCATTGAAGGGCATCGCTTTGAGATATTTGGTCGCTGTGAGAGCTGTCAATAA
- a CDS encoding pyruvate, water dikinase regulatory protein, whose product MTAESNEVVTFFVISDSAGETATKLAQATMAQYPSIEFSLFRRTFVTDPETLQRALNDALSEQALVLHTLINQELVDLTNEFCQKNKLYSFDVLTPPIAEIERLTGIKPTRQPGALHLLNENYFKRIKAMEFAVKYDDGKDPRGFLEADVVLLGVSRTSKTPLSLFLANKNLKVANLPLIPQAHIPKQLWEIDPKKIVGLTNNPDILNNIRKERMRSYGLNPDTAYSDIEKIRAELEFANELYEKLGCVVINVASLSIEETASLILNELELEDHSYYGTETSEEK is encoded by the coding sequence ATGACTGCCGAATCAAATGAAGTCGTCACCTTTTTTGTCATTTCAGACTCTGCAGGTGAAACAGCAACAAAATTAGCCCAAGCCACAATGGCGCAATATCCATCTATCGAATTTAGTTTATTTCGACGAACTTTTGTGACTGATCCAGAGACGTTGCAACGCGCACTAAATGATGCATTGTCAGAACAAGCATTAGTTCTCCATACATTGATCAACCAAGAATTGGTGGATTTAACAAATGAATTTTGTCAAAAAAACAAATTATACAGCTTTGATGTATTGACCCCGCCAATTGCAGAAATCGAGCGCTTGACTGGCATCAAACCGACACGTCAACCAGGGGCACTTCACTTATTGAATGAAAATTATTTCAAACGAATCAAAGCGATGGAGTTTGCGGTGAAATATGACGACGGAAAAGATCCTCGAGGTTTTTTGGAAGCCGATGTCGTCTTACTTGGTGTTTCCAGAACTTCTAAAACACCATTAAGTTTGTTTTTAGCCAATAAAAATTTAAAAGTAGCGAATCTCCCACTGATACCTCAAGCACATATCCCTAAACAGTTGTGGGAAATCGATCCGAAGAAGATTGTTGGATTAACAAATAACCCTGATATTTTAAATAACATTCGTAAAGAACGCATGCGTTCATATGGCCTGAATCCAGATACTGCGTACTCCGATATCGAAAAAATTCGTGCAGAATTGGAATTTGCCAATGAACTTTATGAAAAATTAGGGTGTGTCGTCATCAATGTTGCTTCTCTTTCCATTGAAGAAACAGCATCATTGATATTGAATGAGTTAGAGCTGGAAGACCATAGCTATTACGGCACAGAAACTTCGGAAGAGAAATAG
- a CDS encoding ArsR/SmtB family transcription factor, whose translation MSGNQNIKVEKVSQLFKVLSDPTRLNILLYLKDGEKNVTSISQSVQMEQSAVSHQLRLLRENHVVKSRREGKTILYSLDDFHVLDILEQTIKHVEHQKS comes from the coding sequence TTGTCGGGGAATCAAAACATTAAAGTAGAAAAAGTGAGTCAATTATTCAAGGTATTAAGTGATCCGACACGTTTGAATATTTTACTTTATTTAAAAGATGGTGAAAAAAATGTGACGTCGATCAGTCAATCTGTTCAAATGGAACAATCGGCTGTGTCTCATCAATTACGGTTGTTACGTGAAAACCACGTGGTGAAATCACGACGTGAAGGAAAAACGATCCTTTACAGTTTAGATGACTTTCATGTATTAGATATTTTAGAACAAACGATCAAACATGTAGAGCATCAAAAAAGCTAA
- a CDS encoding phospho-sugar mutase yields the protein MSWKQVYEQWATEESLEENLKKQLKELSENPEKLEDAFYAPLEFGTAGMRGILGPGINRMNIYTVRQATEGLAQFMDEQGAETKKRGVAIAYDSRHQSPEFAMEAAKTLAQHGIPSFVFESLRPTPELSFAVRHLNAFAGIMVTASHNPAAYNGYKVYGEDGGQMPPADADALTKYVRNISNPLKVEVLAEEQAKNSDLITIIGEEIDQAYLEEIKAVTINHELVETLGKELKLVFTPLHGTGKMLGERALTQAGFEQFVLVPEQAVADPDFTTVKSPNPEEHSAFEYAIRLGEKEGADLLIATDPDADRLGAAVRLPDGSYKVLTGNQIGALLVQYILEAHKEKGTLPENAAVLKSIVSSELPTAIARHYGVEMMNVLTGFKFIAEKIQQFEETKAHTFMFGFEESYGYLVKPFVRDKDAIQALLLLAEVAAFYKKQGKTLYDGLQSIFETYGYYAEKTISVTMSGQEGSAKIAALMEKFRKDAPTEFAGEKVLQTEDFKALTKTDDQGNVEKLTTPPSDVLKYTLEEDGWIAIRPSGTEPKIKFYIGVKGDSNQAAQEKIAALEASIKSMTEE from the coding sequence ATGTCTTGGAAACAAGTTTACGAGCAATGGGCAACTGAAGAATCATTAGAAGAAAATTTAAAAAAACAATTAAAAGAATTAAGTGAAAATCCTGAAAAATTAGAAGATGCGTTCTACGCACCTTTGGAATTTGGTACAGCAGGAATGCGCGGGATCTTAGGACCTGGAATCAATCGAATGAACATCTATACTGTACGTCAAGCAACAGAAGGGCTTGCACAATTTATGGATGAACAAGGAGCAGAAACAAAAAAACGTGGGGTAGCGATTGCTTATGATTCACGTCATCAATCGCCAGAATTTGCAATGGAAGCGGCAAAAACTTTAGCGCAACATGGTATTCCATCTTTTGTATTTGAAAGCTTACGACCAACCCCAGAGCTTTCATTTGCGGTTCGTCATCTTAACGCATTCGCTGGGATCATGGTTACAGCTTCTCATAATCCAGCGGCATATAATGGCTATAAAGTCTATGGCGAAGATGGTGGACAAATGCCGCCTGCTGATGCAGACGCATTGACAAAATATGTACGAAACATCAGCAATCCATTAAAAGTAGAAGTTTTAGCAGAAGAACAAGCAAAAAATAGTGATTTGATCACGATCATCGGCGAAGAAATCGACCAAGCGTACTTGGAAGAAATCAAAGCAGTGACGATCAATCATGAATTAGTAGAAACATTAGGGAAAGAATTGAAGCTAGTCTTCACGCCGTTACACGGAACAGGCAAAATGTTAGGTGAGCGTGCGTTGACTCAAGCGGGATTTGAACAATTTGTCTTGGTTCCTGAGCAAGCAGTCGCTGACCCAGACTTCACCACAGTCAAATCACCAAATCCAGAAGAACACTCTGCTTTTGAATACGCAATCCGTTTAGGCGAAAAAGAAGGCGCAGATCTATTGATTGCTACTGATCCAGATGCCGATCGTCTAGGTGCAGCTGTACGCTTGCCAGACGGTTCATACAAAGTATTGACTGGAAATCAAATCGGCGCTTTGCTTGTCCAATATATCCTAGAAGCTCACAAAGAAAAAGGAACACTGCCAGAAAATGCGGCGGTCTTGAAATCAATCGTTTCAAGTGAACTACCGACAGCAATCGCTAGACATTATGGTGTAGAAATGATGAACGTTTTGACTGGCTTCAAATTTATTGCTGAAAAAATCCAACAATTTGAAGAAACCAAGGCGCATACATTCATGTTTGGTTTTGAAGAAAGCTACGGTTATTTAGTCAAACCATTCGTTCGCGATAAAGACGCGATTCAAGCACTATTATTATTAGCAGAAGTTGCTGCATTTTATAAAAAACAAGGTAAGACCCTTTATGATGGGTTACAATCGATTTTTGAAACGTATGGCTATTATGCAGAAAAAACAATTTCAGTCACAATGAGTGGGCAAGAAGGTTCAGCGAAAATTGCAGCACTGATGGAGAAATTCAGAAAAGATGCACCAACTGAATTTGCCGGAGAAAAAGTTTTACAAACAGAAGATTTCAAGGCACTGACAAAAACAGATGACCAAGGAAATGTAGAAAAACTAACGACTCCACCTTCAGATGTATTGAAATATACACTAGAAGAAGACGGTTGGATCGCGATCCGTCCTTCTGGAACGGAACCAAAAATCAAATTTTATATTGGTGTCAAAGGTGATTCAAACCAAGCAGCACAAGAAAAAATTGCTGCACTTGAAGCTAGCATCAAATCAATGACAGAAGAATAA
- the trxB gene encoding thioredoxin-disulfide reductase — MYDVIVIGAGPAGMTAALYASRSNLSVAMIEQGAPGGQMNNTAEVENYPGFDSIMGPDLAYKMYEGVSRFGTENVYGIVQDIKDHGNYKEVICEDKSYEAKTVIIATGCIHRKLGVPGEEEYAGRGVSYCAVCDGAFFRDKRLVVIGGGDSAVEEAVYLTQFASEVVIVHRRDELRAQKIIQDRAFANEKISFVWDTITDEIIGNDMVVTGVKGHNAKTGEEIELAADGVFIYVGLDPLTEPFRKAGLTNAAGWIPTDQDMRTNMPGVFAIGDVREKDLRQITTAVGDGGIAGQQVYKYLEALEETPNAQG, encoded by the coding sequence ATGTATGATGTAATCGTAATTGGTGCAGGACCTGCTGGCATGACCGCTGCTTTGTATGCTTCAAGATCAAACTTATCAGTAGCGATGATCGAACAAGGGGCACCTGGTGGGCAAATGAACAACACCGCAGAAGTAGAAAATTATCCTGGATTTGATTCGATCATGGGGCCAGACCTTGCGTATAAAATGTATGAAGGTGTTTCACGATTTGGAACTGAAAATGTCTACGGTATCGTCCAAGATATCAAAGATCATGGCAACTATAAAGAAGTCATCTGTGAAGACAAAAGTTACGAAGCAAAAACAGTCATCATTGCAACTGGTTGTATCCATCGTAAACTAGGAGTACCAGGCGAAGAAGAATATGCTGGACGTGGCGTTTCTTATTGCGCGGTTTGTGACGGTGCATTTTTCCGTGATAAACGCTTAGTCGTGATCGGTGGTGGCGATTCTGCAGTAGAAGAAGCTGTGTATTTGACACAATTTGCTTCAGAAGTCGTTATCGTTCATCGTCGTGATGAACTAAGAGCGCAAAAAATCATCCAAGATCGCGCATTTGCGAACGAAAAAATCTCATTTGTTTGGGATACGATCACTGATGAGATCATCGGAAATGATATGGTCGTTACTGGTGTCAAAGGGCACAACGCAAAAACAGGGGAAGAAATCGAATTAGCAGCTGACGGTGTGTTCATCTACGTTGGACTAGATCCATTAACTGAACCTTTCCGCAAAGCAGGACTCACGAATGCTGCTGGCTGGATTCCAACAGATCAAGATATGCGTACGAATATGCCTGGTGTGTTTGCTATTGGCGATGTGCGAGAAAAAGATCTACGCCAAATCACCACAGCAGTAGGCGATGGCGGGATTGCTGGACAACAAGTGTATAAATACTTGGAAGCATTAGAAGAAACGCCAAACGCTCAAGGATAA